Genomic segment of Paenibacillus polymyxa:
TTGAGTAGAGGCTTGAAATACTTCTTCTGGTGAGGCGACAACAGCCAGTACAAGCAAAATGGCTCCGAGGCCAAGCAGTATGGTTGTCCAATAAGGAGCGGAATGGGCTTCCTTTTGCATCAAACAATTCACCTCTCATAAATATACTAAGGAGAGTGGGATGCTGTCTCCAGTGTTTATTCACGTTCGTTGTCTTGGGATAGGTTGTTCGTATACGTTGTCGTAAACAATGTATGCTTTTTCGGAAGGCTTGAGAACAGGTGGCGCAGAGGCGCTTGGATAAGATAGGAGAAGTTAGGCTGCAAGGGGGGGAGAAGCAATGAAACGAATAAACCGGAAAAGAGTTTTTTTTACAACCGGTTATGTCTTAATACTGGCTGCAATGGTCTATGTGCTGGTCTATATGCCAACCCCTTATCTGATCTATGGACCAGGTGGGGCTAACGAGATCAAACCGATGGTTAAAGTCCGGGAGGGTGACAGCATCGAACGGGGGACCTTTATGATGACGACCGTATCGGCGCGTTATGCCAATGTTATTATGTTGGGCCTGTCCAAGCTGGACCGCAATTCGGAGATTCAGCGCAAAGAGGATCGTCTGCATGGAAGAAGTGAAGACGAATATGCGGCAGAGCAGGTATGGTATATGGGGGATTCCCAATCTTCCGCGATGGAGGCTGCCTACACCCGTGCCCATGTTCCCTATCGCATTGTGCCGGATTATGTGTATGTATTTAAGGTCCCGGGCTCGAACAGCGTGTTTGAGCCTGGAGATGAAATATTGGAGCTGAACGGCGTGCGGGTGACCGATAATCGTTCCATTCGGAAGGCTTTAGAGGACGAAAAATCGGGAAAAATGGCTAAAGTGAAGCTAAAGCGCGAAGGAAAGTTGCTGACCGTGCAAGCTCCCTTAACGACCATCACGGACAGTGAGACGGGTAAGCAACGTTCTGGCTTTGGCGTCAGTATTGCCACGGTACAGAAGGTAGAGCCGAAGGATGAACGTAAAACGATTCATTTTACATCTACGGATGTTGGCGGTCCTTCGGCAGGTTTGATGTTTACCATGGAAATCTATAACCAACTGACACCAGGTGATCTGAGTAAGGGATATCGTGTAGCCGGTACGGGTACTATTGATAAGGACGGTCAGGTTGGAGCGATTGGTGGTGCAAAGTACAAAATAGTTGCTGCTGACCGTCAGGGTGCGGAATTGTTTTTCGTCCCTGCGGATAATTATAAAGAGGCCAAGGCCAAAGCTGAGCAAATAGGAAGCCGGATGAAGCTTGTTTCGGTTCGCAAGCTTGGCGATGCGCTGAATTATATGGAAAAGCTGCCCATCAAACCATAATGGGCGGTCGCAAGTAATCAGCATACATGCCGCGGATGGCGGGACGTGGCATCCCGGCTGCGTGTATGGCGGCTGCGGCTGTATCCCAGTCCAGGTGGGGATGTGATCCGGCAGACAGCTTGACCCATACCGGAAGGGTGGCTGTTTGCTTCATACGTGCCAGCAGCTCGCGTCCAGCCCTGTTAAAGCCGAGCACGCGGATATAGCCCGGACCTTTCGCCAGCTCAGCCGGAGTCATATCGGCTTTGGCATGATTCAGCAAAATATGTGTACACATCCGCTGAAGCTTCGTACGAGTATACCGCCTTGTCTTGATCGCGGTGAGCAGGGCCTCCACAGAAGGCTGGGACAGCGTGTACAGCGATTGCTGCAGACGATGCTCCAGCCCTTCGGTGACCTCGTGCAGCTCCGCCAGCTGCTGCGGGCTACGTGTGATTAGGGCGTTCAGCAACGGCTGGCTGAACGCTTCCCAGTGCAGCGGCGCGCGTTCAGCTTGCCACTCGCGCCGCAAAATCTCCAGTGTCGCCGCAGGTATGTACGGTGACGCGGCTTCCGGCCCGCCGTCCAGCAGCAGACGGCGGATGGCCGTGGCGCTGGCGATGACTCCGTCCGCAGGGGCCACGGCTTCGTGGTAGCCCGATCCCGTGCGGGCTACCGTGAAGGGCTTGATTGTGCTGCCCAGCCGTTCCAGCGCAATCAAATAATGCAGCCCCAACGTATTGTTGGGCTGCTGCATGAGGGCGGCGAGCGCAGCGCCGTCCGCTCCTTCGGCCGCGAGCGCGGCTGCGGCTCCCGCGTAGGCAGCGGGATAGCTCGTGCCGCTGCTTAGGCGCTGCGCGATGCCGGCCTTGAGCTCGGCCGGCTCTGCCGCCAGCACGCGAGCCAGCGCGCGCAGCGGGGCGATGTCTCCGCTCTCGCTGCCGAAGCAGAGCGCGTCGACGATGCCCGTCGCATGGAGCAGGGCGACCGTTCCGCGGGCAAACCATTCTGCGGGCTGGACGGCATAGGCCACAGGCAGCTCCAGAACTAGGTCCACACCCATGGCGAGTGCCATTTCGGTGCGGGACCATTTGTCTGTAATCGCGGGTTCACCCCGCTGAAGGAAAGGACCACTCATCACAGCCACTGTGCGCTGTGCACCAGTGATGCGAAGAGATTCCTCCCAGTGATGGACATGTCCGTTATGCAGGGGATTGTACTCTACAATCATACCGAGTGTTTTCAAGACCGTAGTCGGCTCCTTCCTTAAAGTAGCTTATTGGGTAACCCTTTTGATAATAATGGTTAAGTACCCGTCAATGTTTGTTTTCAGGGCAGCTATACTGATTTTTCATCGTCG
This window contains:
- a CDS encoding PDZ domain-containing protein, with translation MKRINRKRVFFTTGYVLILAAMVYVLVYMPTPYLIYGPGGANEIKPMVKVREGDSIERGTFMMTTVSARYANVIMLGLSKLDRNSEIQRKEDRLHGRSEDEYAAEQVWYMGDSQSSAMEAAYTRAHVPYRIVPDYVYVFKVPGSNSVFEPGDEILELNGVRVTDNRSIRKALEDEKSGKMAKVKLKREGKLLTVQAPLTTITDSETGKQRSGFGVSIATVQKVEPKDERKTIHFTSTDVGGPSAGLMFTMEIYNQLTPGDLSKGYRVAGTGTIDKDGQVGAIGGAKYKIVAADRQGAELFFVPADNYKEAKAKAEQIGSRMKLVSVRKLGDALNYMEKLPIKP
- a CDS encoding nucleotidyltransferase; protein product: MKTLGMIVEYNPLHNGHVHHWEESLRITGAQRTVAVMSGPFLQRGEPAITDKWSRTEMALAMGVDLVLELPVAYAVQPAEWFARGTVALLHATGIVDALCFGSESGDIAPLRALARVLAAEPAELKAGIAQRLSSGTSYPAAYAGAAAALAAEGADGAALAALMQQPNNTLGLHYLIALERLGSTIKPFTVARTGSGYHEAVAPADGVIASATAIRRLLLDGGPEAASPYIPAATLEILRREWQAERAPLHWEAFSQPLLNALITRSPQQLAELHEVTEGLEHRLQQSLYTLSQPSVEALLTAIKTRRYTRTKLQRMCTHILLNHAKADMTPAELAKGPGYIRVLGFNRAGRELLARMKQTATLPVWVKLSAGSHPHLDWDTAAAAIHAAGMPRPAIRGMYADYLRPPIMV